The following coding sequences are from one Dreissena polymorpha isolate Duluth1 chromosome 8, UMN_Dpol_1.0, whole genome shotgun sequence window:
- the LOC127842281 gene encoding homeobox protein slou-like, whose product MNDTDLSTQTITNDTEDLDELGNNLLSVRNSFHKLHKVHTKGLHPKRRDTGDTMLKPGFNYKQSNSVEPEMSKTTCVSEVDMLTTSGKGKAKMCHVNADNDRNDDCSVNPEAKDSKSIGGCSTGCPETLESRLQGDPSLQDRCDENKIRTTSFSVSDILDPNKFVGCGLNKVWHPWLRDEGVRDYSKSSFERGSPDSDRDVCRSVPGGDFDRVSEKHPAEHSFTDDDDVDENLSVCDMDDMADGENALHTDDSSRGGKPRRARTAFTYEQLVALENKFKTTRYLSVCERLNLALTLNLTETQIKIWFQNRRTKWKKQNPGLDVNSPTIPSAGNTSSFSSPFGGMLYSHGLHPYFPISSYGLMKARSFAGQIPVFPHHFSQNV is encoded by the exons ATGAACGACACAGATTTATCAACACAAACTATTACGAACGATACGGAGGATTTGGACGAACTCGGAAATAATTTATTAAGTGTGCGTAATTCATTTCACAAACTTCATAAAGTACATACTAAAGGATTGCACCCCAAACGAAGGGATACTGGTGACACCATGCTCAAACCAGGGTTTAACTACAAACAGAGCAACTCAGTCGAACCGGAAATGTCGAAAACTACCTGCGTTAGTGAAGTAGACATGTTAACGACTTCTGGCAAAGGGAAAGCGAAAATGTGTCATGTAAATGCAGACAACGACAGAAATGACGATTGCAGTGTAAATCCGGAAGCAAAGGACTCCAAAAGCATAGGCGGTTGCAGTACCGGATGTCCGGAAACGCTGGAGAGCCGGCTTCAGGGCGACCCGTCACTTCAGGACCGCTGCGACGAGAACAAGATTCGGACCACCTCATTTTCGGTATCGGACATTTTGGATCCCAACAAGTTTGTCGGCTGCGGCTTAAACAAGGTGTGGCACCCTTGGTTGAGGGACGAGGGAGTCAGGGATTACTCGAAGTCGAGTTTTGAAAGAGGGTCACCAGATAGCGACAGAG ATGTATGTCGCTCTGTGCCCGGCGGTGACTTCGATCGTGTCTCCGAAAAGCATCCGGCGGAACACAGCTTTACCGACGATGACGACGTCGACGAGAATCTCAGTGTCTGTGATATGGACGACATGGCCGACGGCGAAAACGCGCTACACACAGACGACAGTTCTCGAGGCGGAAAACCACGTCGCGCGCGCACTGCGTTTACATACGAACAGTTGGTCGCATTGGAGAATAAATTCAAGACGACGCGGTATCTATCGGTCTGCGAACGCCTTAATCTGGCGCTAACACTAAATCTCACAGAGACGCAGATTAAAATCTGGTTCCAGAATCGCAGAACGAAATGGAAGAAGCAGAACCCCGGCTTGGATGTGAACAGTCCCACAATTCCCAGCGCAGGAAATACGTCATCGTTCAGTTCGCCATTCGGTGGCATGTTGTACAGTCACGGGTTACACCCGTATTTCCCCATCAGCTCATACGGTCTGATGAAAGCGAGATCTTTTGCCGGACAGATACCAGTATTTCCGCATCATTTTTCGcaaaatgtttaa